A stretch of DNA from Natrinema halophilum:
TCCCGCGGCGTCGTCACGTCGATGCTGTCGCTGGTCGGGCGCTCCCAGTTGGCGTACTCCCGGACGAGCAGGTCGACCATCTCGCCGTACTCGTCGACGAAATCACCGTCGTGGCGGGCCAGTTCGGCGGCGACCTTCACGAAGTAGCCGTAGTGCAGGTGGTGGTCGTTGAGGAAATCCGACGAGTAGAACTCGGCCGGATAGCCGATCAGGGAGCCGAATTCGTCCCAGTAAGTAAACGCCTCCTCCTCTTCGGTCGTCCCGTAGCTTGTATCCTGGACGGTCAACCACCCCTCGAGACGGGTTCGAAGCGCGTCCAGCGATCGGTCACGCACCGGCGTGTCTCCGACGTGCTGTGCGATCGGGATCGTCCGGAGGTGGTGATCGAAGTCCTTGCCGATCCAGTAGGTGCTGCACTCGCTGCCGACGCCCTGTTCCCAGAGATCGGCACGCTCCTCCACGTCGACGTAGGACCGGAGCGTCGATCTGTCGTAGGTTCCCTCGTCGGGCATGTGCGGGAGAATCCCCGGATAGGTCTTCGTCGTCTCGAATGTCGTCCCGGCGTGGACCTTCAGCGTCCCGCGCGGTGACCAGTACTCGAGGTCGGTCAGTTCGGCGTCGGTGTGCTTCCACTGGTGGGGAAGCAATCCGGCGAGCGAGCCGGTCGCCCGGCTCTCTGGTTTGTTGTCGGTGACGAACTCGAACGTCGAACGGACCTCGGACACGACGTCGCCGTTCGCGTCGGTGGGGGCGTACTCGTACGAGACCCGGGTGTCGCGAACGACGTTGTACGCGTAGTCCTCGAGGCGATCGAGCGTCTCGATCGAGCGGTTCGGCAACGGTGCAACAGAGAGGTAGTCGCCGGAGCCCAGGCTGCTCGAGAGGTCGCCGGTACCGACCCCGTCCCACGTCGCGTCGTCGGGTGCGAAGATGCCAAAGTGGCGCACGTAGTCGTAGTTCGTGTCGTTCCCGGTGACTGAGACGCCGAGGACGTTCCCGCGGTCTGCCCAGACCTCGACGTTCTCGGGCCGCGCGACACCGCCCGAGAGATCCGCGAAACGGATCTCGGCGTCGCCACCACCGTACTCGGCGAAAATAAACGGCGACCCCTTGACGAGGGTGACGTCCATGCGCGCACTCGAGTCCGAACCCCAGGCGAGACGGGCGTGGAAATCGCCCCAGTCGTCGACGCGAGAGTCGCCGAATCCGCCGGCAGAGTGGCCGAGTTCGATCCGGGGGGTGTAACGATGGTCGAGTTTGACGAAGCCTCTCTCCGCCACCGACTCGCCGGGATCGGTGAGCCAGTCGTCGGCGTAAATCGCCGTCAGCCCGTCGACCGTAGTTTCGACGTACCACGGGAGCGCCACGGTCGGGTTCGGCCCGCCGTGTTCGTGCCCGGAACCGGTAAACCAGTTGTGACTCCACCACGTGTTCGACGGCGGCGTCGGTGGTGCATCGTCCGTCAGGTAGGTTCCGTGGACGACCGGCGACGGCGAGACGTACTTGTACCGCTGGTCGTCCTCCGTAAACTCCGAACTGTCGGGCTGGGGCCGTCGCGCTGCGTAGCTACCCGCTCCCACGCGGACGACCTCCGGGTCGCTAAACGCGGCCGCCGCGGCGTCCGCCGCGAGGCCGATCGCCGCCGCGAGGCCGATTCCTTTCACACAGTCCCGGCGTGATAGTTCGATACTCCGCTCGTTGCCGTCTGATCGCTCTTCTGTCATTTGTTGTCACTCTGAAGGTCCACGCCTTCCCCGCCTCGTAACATCCCACTTCCCAGTTGTCCACGGAGCCATCTCCGGACTCCATCTTCGGCGCTTCGTCGTGTCGATCAATACAGTATGTGTGTGTTTCCCTTGCTAATTGTTATCCAATGTAACCACACAATATACAATGATGGATACTAAAATTTTGTCCGGTGGAGGAATATACATGAGCGGCACGTTCCGGCGATCTGGGGATGCACAGGGCGAGTACCCCGAATCGTTCGGGACGGCCGCGGTCCGTCGAGCGCCAGTCAAATGAACGCTCGAATCAGCACCAGCGGAGTGCGGTACGAAGGAAGCCGAACCGAAACCACAGCCACTCCGGAGAGACCGGAAAATGCGGAGTGCAGACTCCACCAACGGGTTCGAGAGCGACGACGAAAACGGCGAAATAAGAGTATGGACCGACTTCGAGCGGTGGCCTCCGTCGTCACCGCAAGGGCTGACAAGCAACCAGCGGGCGCGACGAGGCGTTTGATCGAATGTTGCCGAGGCCGGCTTCGCCGGCCGAAGTGAACGGTTCGTTTTACATCATGCCGCCCATGCCGCCGCCCATACCGCCCATGCCGCCGCCCATGCCGCCCATGCCGCCGCCGGGGCCGCCGGGCGCCTCTTCTTCGTCGTCGTCGTGGGAGACCGCGAGGTCGCCAGCGGCGATGACGTCGTCGATGCGCAGCAGCATGACGGCCGCCTCGGTGGCGGACTCGATGGCCTGGGTCTTCACGCGAAGCGGCTCGTAGACACCTTCGGCGTCCATGTCGATCGTGTCGCCGGTGTAGGCGTCGAGGCCAGCACCCGTGTCACCGCCGTCGTGAGCGCTGCGGAGTTCGACGAGCGAGTCGATTGGGTCCAGTCCGGCGTTCTCGGCCAGCGTCCGCGGGATAACCTCGAGTGCGTCGGCGAAGGCCTCGACGGCGAGTTGTTCGCGACCGCCGACGGAGTCGGCGTAGTCACGGAGCGCGAGCGAGACGTCGATCTCGGGTGCGCCACCGCCGGCGAGAACTTTGCCGTCCTCGATGGTCGTTCGGACGACACCGAGTGAATCCTCGATGGCGCGGTCGACTTCGTCGATGACGTGTTCGGTGCCGCCACGGAGGATCAGGGTGACTGCCTGGGCGTCATCGACGTCTTCGACGAAGATGCGCTGGTCGCCAGCGATCTCCTTCTGGGCGACGCTACCGGCGAACCCGAGGTCGTCCTCGGACAGGTCGTCGACCGTCGAAACGGGTGTGGCACCGGTCGCGCGAGCCAGCTGCGACTGGTCGCTGGACTTGACGCGCCGGACTGCGATGATGCCCTCCTGTGCGAGGTAGTGTTGGGCCATGTCGTCGATGCCGCCGTCGACGAAGACGACGTCTGCACCGACGTCGTCGATCGTTTCGGCCATCTCGCGCAGCTGGGCCTCTTCCTGTTCGAGGAACTGCTCGAGCTGGTCGGGGTCGGTAACGTTGACTTCGGCGTCGATCTCCGTCTCTTTGATTTCGAGGTCCCCGTCGACGATGGCGACCGAGGCATCCTCGGCGAAGTACGGCATGCTGTCGGAGACGCGCTCTTTGTCGACGATGACGCCCTCGACGAGTTCGGAATTCTCGATGGAGCCACCGACGACCTTCTCGACTTTGATATTGTCCGTCTCGACGCCCTCGTCGTCGGCGACCGCCTGGACGGCCTCGACGACCAGTTCCGACAACAGATCCTTGGCACTTTCGGCACCTTTGCCGGTCATCGCCGTCGCGGCGATCTGTTCGAGGACTTCCGTGTCGTCTTCGGCGACGTCGATGGCGATCTCCTCGAGTGCCTCGGTTGCTTCTTCGGCGGCCTCGCGGTATCCCTGAGCGAGGGTGGTCGCGTGAATGTCCTGGTCGAGCAGGTCCTCGGCCTGGCTGAGGAGTTCACCGGCAACGACGACGGCGCTGGTCGTTCCGTCGCCGACCTCGTCTTCCTGTGTTTCCGCGACTTCGACGATCATGTCGGCCGCGGGGTGATCGATTTCCATCTCCGAAAGAAGCGTGACGCCATCGTTCGTGACGATGACGTTACCCGAGGAATCGACGAGCATCTTGTCCATCCCCTTCGGACCGAGCGTCGTCCGTACCGATTCGGCGACGGCCTTCCCGGCCTGAACGTTCATCGACTGCGCGTCTTTGCCAGAGGTTCGCTGGCTGTCCTCCGAAAGAACGATGAGGGGCTGGTTGCCCATCTGCTGTTGAGCCATAGTCAACTGGTGGATTGATTGCTATTCTATATAACTCTTTTGCTACGCCTTGGAAACGGATGCTCGATCATACCCCCGTCCGGCGTTTCCGAACCGATCGCTTACGGAGTATTTATAGTTAGATGGACCGCGCCAGCTATCTGGCCAAGTGAGAAGACCGGAGAAACAGCCGAAATACGTGGAAACACACCGTTCAGGACTGGCTGCCAGAGAATCGGTGGTACTCCATTCCCTGATGTTTCATCTCGTTGTGCTTCTCCTCGAGGAACGAGTAGACGGCACCGTGGGGCGCGCCATCCAAGAGCATCTCCGCAGCGTTACGGACGGCGTCGACCTCCTGTGGCGCACCGATAATCCCGAGAGTCGAGCCGTAGATGACGACGTCTGCGCCGGTCAGTTCCTCCATCAGTTCTCGGGTTCGGCCACCTTCGCCGATGAGCCGGCCCTTCTTTCGTTTCATGTCGTTTTTGTTTCTCGAAGCGGCGTCGATGTCGACGATGTCGAACAACATCATGTCGTCTTCTAGCAACCGAAGGGCGTCCTCGGGAGCGAACCCGCGCCCGATAGCGCGGACGATTTCCGGTCCCTTGAGGCCGCGGACGGGATCGCCGACAGTCTCGACGGCGACGGAGCCGTTCTCCGAGTCGATGTCGAGTCGCACTTCCGCTTCCGCTTCGATCTCGCGCATCGTTTCGCCTCCCTCACCGATGAGAACGCCGATGCGGTCCTGCGGAATCTTCACGTGCTGCATGCAGACTGCTACTGGCTGGGTGAGGTTAAGACCTTGGACCGCAGGCCTCGGGTGAGGTCCGAAAGCGACGCGCGCATCCCGTGGTACCCCTCGGAGAACGGCAGAATTCGAACGAGACTAGTCCTGAACGGACCGGAAGCGCACCGATTCCGACAGCGTATCGAGTATCGCAACCGTTCGATCCTCCTCGGACCTCGCAAGGAAGTGTGCGCCCGGGTTGACCACTGTCGTTCGGCCATCCTCCGATAGTTCGCGCTGGTGGTGGTGGCCGTAACACACGAAGTCGTACGTCTCACCCGCTGCGATCGCTCCGACCTCCGCTTTGCTCTCGCCGTGGAGGACGGCGACGGAAAGGCCGTCGAACTCGAGGTCGGCAAAGCGGCCGTGGAGCTGGCTCTCACCGCCCAGCGAGTCGAACGCGGCCTGGAGGTTGGCGGCGTCGCCGTCGTTGTTCCCGAGGACGCCGTGGAGTTCGAACTCGTCGAAGTACGGGACTACGAGCGGCGCGACGAAGTCGCCGCAGTGGATGACGATCTCGACCCCTTCCTCCTGGAAAATTTCGATCGCGCGTTCGGTCGCCGCCGCATTGTCGTGGGTATCCGAGATGATACCGATGTTCATACTCGTTCCCGCGAGGGCGATCCACTAAGGCGTTCGGGAGCACCAACGGTCGACTGCGATGGCTGGAAAACGATGCGAGCGATATCGAGATCAGTCTCGAGACGGGTCCGGTTCGGGACTCGAGACGTACTCGAGCAGGTCGTCTTCGGTGACGTCCAGTCCCTGCCGGGAGAAAAACGAGGCGACGTTCCGACAATCGCGCTCGAGGAAGTCACGGCTGTTGGGATGGTGGACGGTGACGGCCTGCCCGAGGTCGATGAGCACGAGTTGGCCCTCGTCGAAGACGACGTTGTACTCGCTCAGGTCGCCGTGGATCAGGCCGGCTGAGTAGAGCCGGCGCATGTACTCGCGCATGACCTCGTAGGCGGTCTGGGGGTTCTCGATCTGGACCTCGCCGAGTCGCTTCGCACGACCGTCTTCGTTGCCGATGTACTCCATGACGAGCACGTTGCGCTCGGCGGCGATCGGTTCGGGAACGCGGACGCCGGCCTTCCGTGCGCGCCGGAGGTTCGCCAGTTCCTTCTTGGTCCAGGCCAGTACGACGTCTTTCTTCTTGCCGCCCAGTCCCTCGAAGCGCGGGTCTCCCTCGAGGTAATCGCGCATCTGCCGGAAGTTCGAGGCGTTGATCCGGTAGACTTTGACCGCGACCTCGCGGTCGTCTCCCAGCGCGTGGTAGACGTTGGCCTCTTTACCCGTCGAGAGCGGGCCGCCGAAGGCCTCGACGTAGCCGTCCTGGACGAGCTTGTACAGCGCCGCGAACGTCGCGTCGTCGAACACCGACTGCTCGACCTTGAACTGGTCGGCGTCCTTGATGCGCTCCTCGAACTGTTCGAACTCTCGGTCGCGCTTGCGGGCGATCCGATCTGCTTCGGTATCCGAGACATCGATCTCCTCCCACTCGTCACCCGGTGTATCGGCCTCCTCGAGATCGACCAGTCCGAACTCCGTTTCCGTTCCCTGTCCCATCTGGCCGCGTCTATGGGTCGGGCGCGGGTAAAGACTGGGTATCGTTCGATCGACACCGGACAGGAGCGACCGCGCGAGCGGTCAGGTCCACTCTTTTTGCCCGCTCGAATCCAAGACTTGCTATGAACAGCGGAGACGAACATCTGCGGGCGCCGACGGCAACGGACAACCGATGACGCGCCACGACGTGACCCTCGAGTGGCCCGGCGGCTCAACTCAAACGATCGAGGTCTCCGAAGACGAGACGGTGCTCGAGGCGGCCCA
This window harbors:
- a CDS encoding glycosyl hydrolase is translated as MTEERSDGNERSIELSRRDCVKGIGLAAAIGLAADAAAAAFSDPEVVRVGAGSYAARRPQPDSSEFTEDDQRYKYVSPSPVVHGTYLTDDAPPTPPSNTWWSHNWFTGSGHEHGGPNPTVALPWYVETTVDGLTAIYADDWLTDPGESVAERGFVKLDHRYTPRIELGHSAGGFGDSRVDDWGDFHARLAWGSDSSARMDVTLVKGSPFIFAEYGGGDAEIRFADLSGGVARPENVEVWADRGNVLGVSVTGNDTNYDYVRHFGIFAPDDATWDGVGTGDLSSSLGSGDYLSVAPLPNRSIETLDRLEDYAYNVVRDTRVSYEYAPTDANGDVVSEVRSTFEFVTDNKPESRATGSLAGLLPHQWKHTDAELTDLEYWSPRGTLKVHAGTTFETTKTYPGILPHMPDEGTYDRSTLRSYVDVEERADLWEQGVGSECSTYWIGKDFDHHLRTIPIAQHVGDTPVRDRSLDALRTRLEGWLTVQDTSYGTTEEEEAFTYWDEFGSLIGYPAEFYSSDFLNDHHLHYGYFVKVAAELARHDGDFVDEYGEMVDLLVREYANWERPTSDSIDVTTPRESPADAFPHLRTFDAYEGHSWASGFPLGDGANQESSSESMVAHASVIMWAEHRMATADGDDERATYREMRDTAIVLYTEEMHAIWEYWFDTDDDSHPDDWGANLAEDETAGATGAPDGLRYDAYEYASIIWGDGYHRQTFWGQTTMEEIWGINWLPIDGHSFYLNWDETYADANWNRMVEARGGDTDFLEGWHTPAIGYRALSDPGDAVDIADTELPIGRKSAYIYHWVHNLNAMGTPTQAVVADVPQAAVFEDSSGDRTYVAYNAGPTDTTVAFSDGYELDVPANALKTSTGDVTYGLRDVDSEDPTQPGNTRGSTQPGGSDDQSPPAPTNLSAPGTTATTVTLDWDASSATDVAHYVVFVDGTVDHEVAAGTTDTTVGELSAGITSEFAVSAVDDAGNESGNAGPITVTTEASADPGDDEVSGDGWSATLSETSATELRVEFDHDAGSSWVDLHYTVTDRVQQNVRMFDQGGSHTYTVDGLSVGDRVRYFFTYEASGAADTTATYSYSVSPADH
- the thsA gene encoding thermosome subunit alpha gives rise to the protein MGNQPLIVLSEDSQRTSGKDAQSMNVQAGKAVAESVRTTLGPKGMDKMLVDSSGNVIVTNDGVTLLSEMEIDHPAADMIVEVAETQEDEVGDGTTSAVVVAGELLSQAEDLLDQDIHATTLAQGYREAAEEATEALEEIAIDVAEDDTEVLEQIAATAMTGKGAESAKDLLSELVVEAVQAVADDEGVETDNIKVEKVVGGSIENSELVEGVIVDKERVSDSMPYFAEDASVAIVDGDLEIKETEIDAEVNVTDPDQLEQFLEQEEAQLREMAETIDDVGADVVFVDGGIDDMAQHYLAQEGIIAVRRVKSSDQSQLARATGATPVSTVDDLSEDDLGFAGSVAQKEIAGDQRIFVEDVDDAQAVTLILRGGTEHVIDEVDRAIEDSLGVVRTTIEDGKVLAGGGAPEIDVSLALRDYADSVGGREQLAVEAFADALEVIPRTLAENAGLDPIDSLVELRSAHDGGDTGAGLDAYTGDTIDMDAEGVYEPLRVKTQAIESATEAAVMLLRIDDVIAAGDLAVSHDDDEEEAPGGPGGGMGGMGGGMGGMGGGMGGMM
- a CDS encoding KH domain-containing protein, coding for MQHVKIPQDRIGVLIGEGGETMREIEAEAEVRLDIDSENGSVAVETVGDPVRGLKGPEIVRAIGRGFAPEDALRLLEDDMMLFDIVDIDAASRNKNDMKRKKGRLIGEGGRTRELMEELTGADVVIYGSTLGIIGAPQEVDAVRNAAEMLLDGAPHGAVYSFLEEKHNEMKHQGMEYHRFSGSQS
- a CDS encoding metallophosphoesterase, whose protein sequence is MNIGIISDTHDNAAATERAIEIFQEEGVEIVIHCGDFVAPLVVPYFDEFELHGVLGNNDGDAANLQAAFDSLGGESQLHGRFADLEFDGLSVAVLHGESKAEVGAIAAGETYDFVCYGHHHQRELSEDGRTTVVNPGAHFLARSEEDRTVAILDTLSESVRFRSVQD
- the rio1 gene encoding serine/threonine-protein kinase Rio1, with translation MGQGTETEFGLVDLEEADTPGDEWEEIDVSDTEADRIARKRDREFEQFEERIKDADQFKVEQSVFDDATFAALYKLVQDGYVEAFGGPLSTGKEANVYHALGDDREVAVKVYRINASNFRQMRDYLEGDPRFEGLGGKKKDVVLAWTKKELANLRRARKAGVRVPEPIAAERNVLVMEYIGNEDGRAKRLGEVQIENPQTAYEVMREYMRRLYSAGLIHGDLSEYNVVFDEGQLVLIDLGQAVTVHHPNSRDFLERDCRNVASFFSRQGLDVTEDDLLEYVSSPEPDPSRD